The genomic segment TATGGGTTCTCTACCACCGACTCTTTCTATCTCACGCTCTTGAAAGAATCGCAAAAGCTTCACCTGGAGGGCAACGCTTAACTCTCCAATCTCATCGAGAAAAACCGTCCCCTGATTCGCCCGTTCAAGTCTGCCTTTTCGCTGCACATGAGCACCCGTGAACGCGCCTTTTTCGTGTCCAAAAAGCTCGCTTTCGAGCAAATTTTCCGGAATAGCGCCACAGTTGATAACTACGAAAGGAAAGTCTTTACGGGGACTCTGCATGTGAAGTGCTTTCGCAACCAACTCCTTACCTGTTCCACTTTCACCGGTGATGAGAATGGTGGCATCGGTGGCGCTCGTTCGTTCAATGATGTCATAAACTTCGGACATCTGTTGGCATTTGCCAATTATTTCAGGAGTATAAAATTCAGCACTGTTTTCCAAAGTTGACAGTTGAATTTCCGCTTCTAACTTTTGCAAATGTAAGGCGCGTTTGAGGATTATTTTAAACTCTTGGAGATCGATGGGTTTTTTGTAAAAATCGTAAGCACCCATCTGTACAGCTTTGAAAGCCAGCTCCCTTTGCTCGTTGCCAGTGATAATAATAACTTTTACCTTCGAGTCTAATAATTGTATGTCTTCAAAAAGCTGCAGGCCATCTTGATCTCCGTTTCCGGATAAAGCTATATCTGACACAACCAGGTCGGGATGTTCGCTTTTAA from the candidate division KSB1 bacterium genome contains:
- the prsR gene encoding PEP-CTERM-box response regulator transcription factor; this translates as MDKNKKKILIIDDEEGIRDQFKWSLKQDYKVLVAGNAEEGIELFKSEHPDLVVSDIALSGNGDQDGLQLFEDIQLLDSKVKVIIITGNEQRELAFKAVQMGAYDFYKKPIDLQEFKIILKRALHLQKLEAEIQLSTLENSAEFYTPEIIGKCQQMSEVYDIIERTSATDATILITGESGTGKELVAKALHMQSPRKDFPFVVINCGAIPENLLESELFGHEKGAFTGAHVQRKGRLERANQGTVFLDEIGELSVALQVKLLRFFQEREIERVGGREPIQIDVRIIAATNRNLEEEIEKERFRPDLFYRLSVIPINSPPLREREQDIFTLANHFLNKFNLEHERKIKGFSREATKLIQDYSWPGNIRELENKVKRAVIMTKNAVIIPEDFNLKFEESPQEKMNLRKAVEEFEENCVRQALLKNDGNVSRTAQELGINRTTFYDMLNRYNIDRADYASRTNKAKSEM